Genomic DNA from Streptomyces sp. AM 2-1-1:
CCGAGGGGTTCCTGCCGTCCACGATCGCCGACCGGGTGCGCGGCCTGCGGCTCGACGACTCGCGGTTGCGGGTGTCGCTGCGCGGTTACCAGTCGTTCGGGGCGAGGTTCGCGCTCGCCCAGAAGCGGGTGGTGCTCGGCGACGAGATGGGGCTGGGCAAGACGGTGCAGGCGATCGCGGCCCTCGCGCATCTGGCGGCCGGGGGCGCCCGTCACTTCCTGGTGGTGTGCCCGGCGAGCGTGTTCATCAACTGGACGCGCGAGATCAGGGCCCGTTCCACGCTGGATGTGCTGCCGGTCCACGGCCCCGACCGGCTGGACGCGTTCGCCGAGTGGCGGCACTCGGGCGGGGTCGCGCTCACCACCTTCGACGCGCTGCACGCCCTGCCGGACGGGGACGCGGCGGGGGTGCGGCCGGCCATGGTCGTGGTGGACGAGGCGCACTACGTGAAGAATCCCGCGACCCGCCGGTCGCGGGCGGTGGCCGGGTGGGCGGACCGCGCGGAGCACGTCCTCTTCCTCACCGGCACCCCGATGGAGAACCGGGTGGCGGAGTTCCGCAGCCTGATCCGGCTGCTGCGGCCGGAGTTGGCGCCTCCGGTCGACCCGACCCACGGCGCCGCCGGTTCGCACGCCTTCCGCCGTGCGGTGGCCCCCGCCTACCTGCGGCGCAACCAGGAGGACGTGCTGACCGAACTCCCGGCGCTGGTGCGGGCGGACGAGTGGGTGGAGTTCAGCGAGGCGGACCTGCGGGCCTACCGGGCGGCGGTGGACGACGGCCACTTCATGCGGATGCGCCGGGCGGCGTACGCGGTGCCCGAGGCGTCGGCGAAGCTGGCACGGCTGCGGGAGCTCGTCGCGGAGGCCGCCGGGAACGGCCACAAGGTGGTGGTCTTCTCGTACTTCCGCGAAGTGCTGGCGACCGTCCGTGCGGCCCTGGGAGACGCGGTGTTCGGTCCGGTCGCGGGGGATGTCGCGGCGGCCCGCCGGCAGGATCTGGTGGACGCCTTCGGGGCGGCGCGCGGTCATGCGGTGCTGCTGAGCCAGATCCAGGCGGGCGGCACCGGGCTGAACATGCAGGCCGCTTCGGTGGTCATCCTCTGCGAACCGCAGATCAAGCCCACCCTGGAGCACCAGGCCGTGGCCCGCGCGCACCGCATGGGGCAGATACGCACCGTCCAGGTGCACCGGTTGCTCACGGCGGACAGTGTCGACCAGCGGATGATGGCGCTGCTGGCCCGCAAGGACCGGGCCTTCGACGTCTACGCGCGGCGCAGTGACGTCGCGGAGGCGGTGCCGGAGGCGGTGGACGTCTCGGACGGAGCGCTGGCCCGGCTCATCGTGGAGGAGGAGCAGCTGCGCCTGTCGTCCTCTCCCCCGCCCGGCTGACCTCCCCTCCCGGCTGACCACTGCCGCCCGGCTGACCTCCCCCGCGCCGGGAGGCGGCCGGAAGCGACAGGGTGTCAGCCGTCGGCCGCCGCGTGCTCGGCCGGCTTCGGCCGCCCGCCGGGGTGGCGGTGGCGCCAGGTCCAGAAGACGCCGCAGGAGACGAGGGACCAGGCGGCGAGCACCAGGTAGGGGAAGGCGAACTGGTGGCCCTGGTAGTAGACGGCGGTGTGCTGGGCGTTGACCGAGGCGCCGGGGGGCAGCCAGCGGCCGATGTGCCCGAGCAGGGACGGCAGCAGCGGCCAGGAGACGGCGCCGCCGGACGACGGGTTGCCGAGCAGCACCATGACGCCCCAGGTCGGGAGCATCGCCCAGCGTCCCATGAGGGTGTTGAACATGGTGAAGACCATGCCGGAGGTGAACATCGTGAACGCGAGGATCAGCCACGACTGGGCGAAGGGCAGGTCAACCGCCCCGAGCCCCCAGTCCACGACGGCGGCGATGGAGAACGCACCCAGCAGGGAGTAGGCGATGGTGAACAGGATGCGCTCCACCGGGTTCAGGGCGCGCGCGTGGACACTGAGCTGGATGGCGCCGACGAAGCCGAGGATGACGGCGGCGAGCGAGATGTAGAAGAGGGCCAGGCCCCGCGGGTCGCCCTTCTGCAGCGGTTTGACGTCCCGGACGGTGACCGGCACCCCGACCGCCCTGCCCACCTTGACCCCCGCCTCGGCGAGGATCTGGGCCACGGTGGCACCCGAGGCGCTCGCCACGTCGAGGCGCACCCGGGCGTCGCCGGCGCGCAGGATGGTGAAGACCCGCTGTTCCTCGAGCGCCTCGTCGGCCTCGGCGAGGGTGTCGTACTCGTGGAGGACCAGCGAGGCGTCCAGGGCCTTCTCCATCCCCGCCACGAACGCGGCGCCGCGCGGTGCGGCGGGTTCGCCGACCAGGGCCGCCGGGATCCGGTGCGGGGTGGGGTTGGCCATGGTGTAGGTGTACGAGCCGGCGAAACAGCCCGCGGCGGCGGAGAGGATGAACACCAGCACGGTCGCGGCCAGGTACGGCGAGTCCTTGAAGGCCCGCCACGTGTCCCGCGGGGTGGAGGGCCGGCCGTGGGCGCCGTGCGACCGGGGGTGCCCGGAGCCGGCGCCGCCGCGGCCGTCCTCGCCGTCCCCCGTGGGTGGCTGCTCGGCGCTCACGCGCCGGCTCCGGAACCCTCGGCCGGCTCGTCGTCCGACCGGGCGCGGCTGGGCTGCACACGCTTGGGCTCGCCGGGCATCTTGGGGTACTCCGGCGGGTAGGGCAGGTCGCCGTGGCCGTGTTCCCGCTCGTCGCGGGCGGCGAGCTCGAGCAGCAGATCGAGGCGGAAGGCGTGCTGGTCCATGTCGGCGTGGACGTCACCCACCTTGGCGTACCGCTGCGGCAGGGTCCTGATGTCGAAGTCGCGGGGCTCGGCGTCGTCGATCTCCTCCCAGCGCAGCGGGGCGGAGACGGGGGCGTGCGGGAAGGGGCGTACGGAGTAGGCGGAGGCGATCGTC
This window encodes:
- a CDS encoding DEAD/DEAH box helicase, producing the protein MSQGTGAGAGKAVRPLLAEADALLAAARAVPADHDRALDSVRSVLDPLVGSLVGRELDAIPVARLRDVTEGRLRITAFEQAGFGTVGRVHAASRYELRRLPGVGAQTADQALAAAERLAHAVRDTVSVRLDADAPDPATSALVVALHRLVGAGPDAPRARKAALRLIGRLEEPVAEAAPARGRLRPLFLGREARGRVAAAVETVRAVLAEAHGQGLPLLFGQVCVDLLRAPEPEAAAWVDFETRSAEYYGLLAELSGTGPDRDAAEGFLPSTIADRVRGLRLDDSRLRVSLRGYQSFGARFALAQKRVVLGDEMGLGKTVQAIAALAHLAAGGARHFLVVCPASVFINWTREIRARSTLDVLPVHGPDRLDAFAEWRHSGGVALTTFDALHALPDGDAAGVRPAMVVVDEAHYVKNPATRRSRAVAGWADRAEHVLFLTGTPMENRVAEFRSLIRLLRPELAPPVDPTHGAAGSHAFRRAVAPAYLRRNQEDVLTELPALVRADEWVEFSEADLRAYRAAVDDGHFMRMRRAAYAVPEASAKLARLRELVAEAAGNGHKVVVFSYFREVLATVRAALGDAVFGPVAGDVAAARRQDLVDAFGAARGHAVLLSQIQAGGTGLNMQAASVVILCEPQIKPTLEHQAVARAHRMGQIRTVQVHRLLTADSVDQRMMALLARKDRAFDVYARRSDVAEAVPEAVDVSDGALARLIVEEEQLRLSSSPPPG
- a CDS encoding ABC transporter permease; this encodes MSAEQPPTGDGEDGRGGAGSGHPRSHGAHGRPSTPRDTWRAFKDSPYLAATVLVFILSAAAGCFAGSYTYTMANPTPHRIPAALVGEPAAPRGAAFVAGMEKALDASLVLHEYDTLAEADEALEEQRVFTILRAGDARVRLDVASASGATVAQILAEAGVKVGRAVGVPVTVRDVKPLQKGDPRGLALFYISLAAVILGFVGAIQLSVHARALNPVERILFTIAYSLLGAFSIAAVVDWGLGAVDLPFAQSWLILAFTMFTSGMVFTMFNTLMGRWAMLPTWGVMVLLGNPSSGGAVSWPLLPSLLGHIGRWLPPGASVNAQHTAVYYQGHQFAFPYLVLAAWSLVSCGVFWTWRHRHPGGRPKPAEHAAADG